The following coding sequences are from one Myxococcus guangdongensis window:
- a CDS encoding acyl carrier protein, whose protein sequence is MHEALTASIKQILIDKLFVELPPEQIGEDDGLQSVIGLDSVGFLELRVLCEDVFKVRITDEDFNTDNFRTVNQLVSLIAGLKTAAQGGAW, encoded by the coding sequence ATGCATGAAGCGCTGACGGCAAGCATCAAGCAGATCCTCATCGACAAGCTGTTCGTGGAGCTGCCCCCAGAGCAGATTGGCGAGGACGACGGCCTGCAGTCCGTCATCGGGCTCGACTCGGTGGGGTTCCTGGAGCTGCGCGTGCTCTGCGAGGACGTGTTCAAGGTCCGCATCACCGACGAGGACTTCAACACCGACAACTTCCGCACGGTGAACCAGCTCGTGTCGCTCATCGCAGGCCTGAAGACCGCGGCCCAGGGAGGTGCGTGGTGA